One genomic region from Pararge aegeria chromosome 14, ilParAegt1.1, whole genome shotgun sequence encodes:
- the LOC120629127 gene encoding putative inorganic phosphate cotransporter isoform X1 yields MNCIERIILASSSIETIYSKKNGPSTSEWTPLLGRPKNQYVNPASLFVIPQRWVMAIMGFLAVANAYTMRVCLNIAITQMVRRHASTAAYEVGSCPGDVDEIAADSKEISGYNWDEETQGIILSAFYYGYIVTHLPGGMLAERFGGKYSLGFGVLSTAVFTLMTPWAVNMGGATGLIILRVLEGLGEGTTFPALNAMLARWAPVSERGRMGSLVFGGAQIGNIAGTYFSGLVIKETGEWQSVFYLFGSIGILWFILWALLCYNDPESHPYISDKEKKYLEEALGRHHSTQPSAIPWKAIFMSVPLWALVCAQIGHDYGYFTMVTDLPKYMTGVLKFDIHRTGTLAALPYAVMWISSIIFGWMCDKIVKRKWMTVTNSRKTFTTIASVGPGICMILASYSGCNTEAVVILFTASMGLMGAFYPGMKVNALDLTSNYAGTIMAIVNGIGAITGIIAPYLVGLLTPDSTLTQWRLVFWITLAVFIVTNLVFVAWASGDEQWWNSSSQDPKKQEVEAATNQTVQSEVKL; encoded by the exons TATTCGTGATACCACAGCGATGGGTGATGGCAATCATGGGTTTCCTGGCAGTGGCGAATGCGTACACCATGCGGGTGTGCCTCAACATAGCAATCACACAGATGGTGAGGCGCCATGCGTCCACAGCTGCCTACGAAGTTGGCTCGTGTCCTGGAGACGTAGACGAAATTGCAGCTGATAGTAAG GAAATAAGTGGATACAATTGGGATGAAGAAACACAAGGCATCATACTTAGCGCCTTTTACTACGGTTACATTGTAACGCATTTACCTGGTGGTATGCTGGCGGAAAGGTTCGGTGGGAAGTACTCCCTCGGGTTCGGCGTGCTTAGCACTGCTGTTTTCACGCTGATGACTCCATGGGCGGTGAACATGGGTGGTGCTACAGGACTGATTATACTACGAGTGCTGGAAGGTTTGGGAGAG GGTACAACATTTCCTGCCCTAAACGCAATGCTGGCTCGATGGGCTCCAGTATCGGAACGAGGACGTATGGGATCTTTAGTGTTCGGAGGTGCTCAAATAGGGAACATTGCTGGAACGTACTTCTCCGGACTAGTGATCAAGGAGACTGGGGAATGGCAATCGGTGTTTTACCTCTTCGGTAGCATCGGCATTTTATGGTTCATACTATGG GCGTTGCTGtgttacaatgaccccgaatcGCATCCCTACATTTCCGATAAGGAGAAGAAGTATTTGGAAGAGGCTCTCGGCAGGCACCATAGCACTCAGCCTTCAGCCATTCCTTGGAAAGCAATTTTCATGTCCGTTCCCTTATGGGCTCTAGTTTGCGCACAG ATTGGACACGATTACGGATACTTCACGATGGTGACAGATCTTCCGAAATACATGACTGGAGTACTAAAGTTCGACATACATAGGACTGGAACGCTGGCTGCCTTGCCGTATGCTGTTATGTGGATAAGCTCGATCATCTTTGGATGGATGTGCGACAAGATCGTCAAAAGAAAGTGGATGACGGTCACCAATTCGAGGAAGACATTTACGACTATCG CATCCGTCGGACCGGGCATCTGCATGATTCTGGCCTCATACTCAGGATGTAACACGGAAGCTGTCGTGATACTCTTCACAGCATCCATGGGCCTCATGGGTGCTTTCTATCCAGGCATGAAAGTAAATGCATTGGATCTAACCAGCAACTACGCGGGAACCATTATGGCAATTGTAAATGGTATCGGCGCCATCACAGGCATAATCGCACCATACCTCGTTGGTTTGCTGACACCTGAT AGCACACTTACACAATGGCGATTGGTGTTTTGGATTACGCTGGCCGTTTTCATCGTGACCAACTTAGTGTTTGTCGCATGGGCTTCTGGCGATGAGCAGTGGTGGAACTCCTCATCCCAAGACCCGAAGAAGCAGGAGGTCGAGGCGGCGACGAACCAGACCGTGCAAAGTGAAGTTAAATTGTAA
- the LOC120629127 gene encoding putative inorganic phosphate cotransporter isoform X2 has translation MLTGWQLLLSKLFVIPQRWVMAIMGFLAVANAYTMRVCLNIAITQMVRRHASTAAYEVGSCPGDVDEIAADSKEISGYNWDEETQGIILSAFYYGYIVTHLPGGMLAERFGGKYSLGFGVLSTAVFTLMTPWAVNMGGATGLIILRVLEGLGEGTTFPALNAMLARWAPVSERGRMGSLVFGGAQIGNIAGTYFSGLVIKETGEWQSVFYLFGSIGILWFILWALLCYNDPESHPYISDKEKKYLEEALGRHHSTQPSAIPWKAIFMSVPLWALVCAQIGHDYGYFTMVTDLPKYMTGVLKFDIHRTGTLAALPYAVMWISSIIFGWMCDKIVKRKWMTVTNSRKTFTTIASVGPGICMILASYSGCNTEAVVILFTASMGLMGAFYPGMKVNALDLTSNYAGTIMAIVNGIGAITGIIAPYLVGLLTPDSTLTQWRLVFWITLAVFIVTNLVFVAWASGDEQWWNSSSQDPKKQEVEAATNQTVQSEVKL, from the exons TATTCGTGATACCACAGCGATGGGTGATGGCAATCATGGGTTTCCTGGCAGTGGCGAATGCGTACACCATGCGGGTGTGCCTCAACATAGCAATCACACAGATGGTGAGGCGCCATGCGTCCACAGCTGCCTACGAAGTTGGCTCGTGTCCTGGAGACGTAGACGAAATTGCAGCTGATAGTAAG GAAATAAGTGGATACAATTGGGATGAAGAAACACAAGGCATCATACTTAGCGCCTTTTACTACGGTTACATTGTAACGCATTTACCTGGTGGTATGCTGGCGGAAAGGTTCGGTGGGAAGTACTCCCTCGGGTTCGGCGTGCTTAGCACTGCTGTTTTCACGCTGATGACTCCATGGGCGGTGAACATGGGTGGTGCTACAGGACTGATTATACTACGAGTGCTGGAAGGTTTGGGAGAG GGTACAACATTTCCTGCCCTAAACGCAATGCTGGCTCGATGGGCTCCAGTATCGGAACGAGGACGTATGGGATCTTTAGTGTTCGGAGGTGCTCAAATAGGGAACATTGCTGGAACGTACTTCTCCGGACTAGTGATCAAGGAGACTGGGGAATGGCAATCGGTGTTTTACCTCTTCGGTAGCATCGGCATTTTATGGTTCATACTATGG GCGTTGCTGtgttacaatgaccccgaatcGCATCCCTACATTTCCGATAAGGAGAAGAAGTATTTGGAAGAGGCTCTCGGCAGGCACCATAGCACTCAGCCTTCAGCCATTCCTTGGAAAGCAATTTTCATGTCCGTTCCCTTATGGGCTCTAGTTTGCGCACAG ATTGGACACGATTACGGATACTTCACGATGGTGACAGATCTTCCGAAATACATGACTGGAGTACTAAAGTTCGACATACATAGGACTGGAACGCTGGCTGCCTTGCCGTATGCTGTTATGTGGATAAGCTCGATCATCTTTGGATGGATGTGCGACAAGATCGTCAAAAGAAAGTGGATGACGGTCACCAATTCGAGGAAGACATTTACGACTATCG CATCCGTCGGACCGGGCATCTGCATGATTCTGGCCTCATACTCAGGATGTAACACGGAAGCTGTCGTGATACTCTTCACAGCATCCATGGGCCTCATGGGTGCTTTCTATCCAGGCATGAAAGTAAATGCATTGGATCTAACCAGCAACTACGCGGGAACCATTATGGCAATTGTAAATGGTATCGGCGCCATCACAGGCATAATCGCACCATACCTCGTTGGTTTGCTGACACCTGAT AGCACACTTACACAATGGCGATTGGTGTTTTGGATTACGCTGGCCGTTTTCATCGTGACCAACTTAGTGTTTGTCGCATGGGCTTCTGGCGATGAGCAGTGGTGGAACTCCTCATCCCAAGACCCGAAGAAGCAGGAGGTCGAGGCGGCGACGAACCAGACCGTGCAAAGTGAAGTTAAATTGTAA
- the LOC120629126 gene encoding RAD50-interacting protein 1, translating to MNIFQIEQRKSKIKEEIKKEIIQSLNITIGSDIHNISSAYALEAELMRKKTLLISILSASSDEVPTKLPSAIKKAELNSTQINSIQTKRALLMKKVESFLSKTEPLTNELEKRFKAIGRLEEVVSYFKLYSRIEELSNEMKQCKDDEQLVALYGEMKEMCNKHQKTHQGAYIKEYKHYWHNVLKDNLTIHYEDVLKLIKWPLTSGPENSPLPKEVLNKFSNLTKNLFLVQEPSDVLVTSITGDFIQGQDPCLPVRVLLRPLKKRFAFHFTGPRQTARIDRPEWFLTQTLTWIKDHQEFVKNNVQPIAEKLQITGVNAVDEFNAGLIALAAERLHTVLAIYHTQGTKGEMGNVDAAFAHAVDETLGFHKELTAISGTEVNSVISVLTKAETFVHWLAVEKKYALAKMDETLGNEQWIEPVAAGVGAAVGSVVWVPRGADWFIALLKTIEDRYSMLPQPGHRLQFLELQLELIEEWRIRLTQLLNAATSTLKPESFLVPNPHPLIAIINAGHHTRTVLLQWAHSLHYLQLHYYRRQFQYFTHQQHTDDRNKRMEVDDTESSTTSLDSDDETTEDTTKHGYAEAEGEIDESISLNEVEESAKILALKEVNKRNSMVLNLSPLTIIPPIVNLAVAEPLAEEDTEEGGVFGDAPALQAHLRDSGIAALVEHIMLEFKATIREYKKQRWHSMLTMEQLALSVSTPLCGPLSSLCARLSCASSTLAPRLAVNLRSRLAAHVDDYIFEEVVLESWFNTGGTLQITYDVKRNLVPAFAPTNTYTSNKKPLPKLIEACKLLNLDYEVARHLSSLLAKQPKEAACTLSNSGITHIDPDQVARILNQRTDLSSAATHTSVMELF from the exons ATGAACATTTTCCAGATAGAACAgagaaaatcaaaaataaaggaagaaataaagaaagaaataatacaAAGTCTTAACATTACAATTGGTAGTGATATCCACAATATATCTAGTGCATATGCATTAGAAGCTGAATTGATGCGCAAAAAGACTTTGTTAATAAGTATT TTAAGTGCTTCAAGTGATGAAGTGCCAACAAAATTACCCTCAGCAATTAAAAAAGCTGAACTAAACTCTACACAGATAAACAGCATCCAAACAAAAAGGGCACTGTTAATGAAGAAAGTAGAAAGCTTTCTTTCTAAAACTGAACCTTTAACAAATGAACTTGAAAAAAGGTTCAAAGCTATAGGTAGATTAGAAGAAGtggtttcttattttaaattatactcaAGGATAGAGGAATTAAG TAATGAAATGAAACAATGCAAAGATGATGAACAACTGGTAGCATTGTATGGTGAAATGAAGGAAATGTGCAATAAGCACCAAAAGACTCATCAGGGTGCTTATATAAAGGAGTATAAGCACTATTGGCATAATGTTTTAAAGGACAATCTTACAAT acATTACGAAGATGTGCTTAAACTAATTAAATGGCCACTAACATCTGGCCCCGAGAATTCGCCTCTGCCAAAGGAAGTATTGAATAAATTTTCCAATCTGACGAAGAATTTGTTCCTTGTGCAAGAACCCAGCGATGTATTAGTTACTTCTATAACTGGAGACTTCATTCAGG GACAAGACCCATGCCTTCCAGTGAGAGTTTTGCTACGTCCGTTGAAAAAACGTTTCGCATTTCATTTCACTGGACCAAGACAAACTGCCAGGATTGATCGTCCTGAATGGTTCCTAACTCAGACTCTGACTTGGATAAAGGATCATCAGGAATTTGTCAAGAATAATGTGCAACCAATCGCTGAAAAGTTGCAAATAACAGGTGTTAATGCAGTG gaTGAATTCAATGCAGGTTTGATCGCATTAGCAGCAGAAAGACTCCACACAGTATTAGCAATATATCATACACAAGGTACGAAGGGAGAGATGGGAAATGTAGATGCTGCTTTTGCCCATGCTGTGGATGAAACACTGGGATTCCACAAAGAATTAACTGCAATAAGTGGCACGGAAGTGAACAGTGTTATATCTGTATTGACTAAAGCAGAAACTTTTGTGCATTGGCTGGCTGTTGAAAAGAAAT ATGCTCTAGCGAAAATGGATGAAACGCTTGGAAACGAGCAGTGGATCGAACCGGTTGCGGCCGGAGTAGGAGCGGCAGTTGGTTCGGTGGTATGGGTGCCGCGTGGCGCCGACTGGTTCATAGCCTTGCTGAAAACCATCGAGGACAGATATTCTATGTTACCGCAACCAGGGCATAG aCTCCAATTCCTAGAGCTTCAACTAGAGCTGATAGAAGAGTGGCGTATCAGATTGACTCAGCTGCTTAACGCAGCAACGTCGACGTTGAAACCTGAGTCGTTCCTTGTGCCCAACCCACACCCACTTATTGCAATAATCAATGCGGGACATCACACTCGAACAGTGCTATTACAATGGGCACATTCTCTG CACTACCTTCAATTGCACTACTACCGGCGTCAGTTCCAATACTTCACGCACCAGCAACACACAGATGACAGGAACAAAAGGATGGAAGTCGACGACACTGAATCTTCCACCACCAGCTTGGATAGTGATGATGAAACCACTGAAGACACCACCAAACACGGATACGCGGAAG cTGAAGGGGAGATTGACGAAAGTATATCTTTGAATGAAGTTGAAGAGAGTGCAAAGATACTGGCCTTAAAGGAAGTGAATAAGAGGAACTCTATGGTACTGAATCTAAGTCCACTGACCATT ATTCCTCCAATAGTGAACCTGGCTGTAGCAGAGCCTTTGGCAGAAGAAGATACTGAGGAGGGCGGCGTATTCGGAGACGCTCCGGCTTTGCAAGCTCATCTGAGAGATTCGGGCATCGCTGCGCTCGTGGAACATATCATGCTCGAATTCAAGGCCACTATACGCGAATATAAGAAGCAGCG GTGGCATTCAATGCTAACAATGGAGCAGTTGGCGTTAAGTGTGTCGACGCCTTTGTGCGGACCTCTGTCGTCGTTGTGTGCAAGACTGTCTTGTGCCTCGTCAACTTTAGCGCCGCGTCTCGCCGTGAACCTTAGATCCCGCCTCGCCGCTCACGTGGATGATTATATTTTCGAG GAGGTTGTATTAGAGAGTTGGTTCAACACGGGAGGCACCTTGCAGATCACGTACGATGTGAAGAGAAACCTTGTGCCTGCGTTCGCGCCTACTAACACGTACACTTCGAATAAGAAGCCGCTGCCAAA GCTAATTGAGGCCTGCAAACTCCTGAACTTGGACTACGAAGTTGCGAGACACTTGAGCTCCCTATTGGCAAAGCAACCTAAAGAAGCAGCTTGCACCCTCAGCAATAGTGGTATTACACACATCGATCCCGACCAAGTAGCCAGAATCCTAAACCAGAGAACCGATCTCAGTAGTGCGGCGACACATACATCGGTGATGGAATTATTCTGA